The proteins below come from a single Corylus avellana chromosome ca3, CavTom2PMs-1.0 genomic window:
- the LOC132175032 gene encoding ABC transporter C family member 10-like: MANSFWRVFCGNSECSSEVAKRCNYGFLFIIDPNTCINSCLVMSFDFLLLLILISIFISRKIIAHSQFDHFPPVVICSAIFNGGLALAYLGSGIWICYEQQKAKRTILPLHGWLVMLSQGFTWLLLDFTLLIGNLHLRHITTAKLCSTVIFFFAGFLCFSSIWTIIVNKTSSIEMVLEILSFPGAFLLLFCILQAQTYVETETDLSQVASYAPLQGEKANYATCEEYSNENVTPFAKAGFLSTMSFWWMNPLMKQGKKKILEENVIPQLRQADCAQTCYLMFKEQLNKRKQKGTCESPSMLSVLFSCQKKEIIISGLFALIKVLTVSSGPMFLKAFIEVAEGEEAFRYEGYALAGGLFLAKCLESFSERQWFFRTRLIGLQVRSFLSAAIYQKQLRLSNAAKVTHSPGMIMNYVTVDANRIGEFPCWFHQIWSTCLQLCLALVIVYHSVGLATVAALLAIILTVLASSPLAKLQYKYQTKLMGSRDKRLKAIAEALANMKVLKLYAWEKHFDNVIQVLRKEESKWILSVSSQKGFQLILFWSSTILVSAVTFWSCYFLGIPLTTSNVFMFLGSLRIVQEPIRMIPDVAGIFIEANVSLARIEKFLMAPELENRNTSPVCKGKELDQSIFISDTEISWETNSSNGTLRNINLVVKPGEKVAICGEVGSGKSTLLAAILGEVPNVKGIVNVYGKKAYVSQTCWIQTGSIRENILFGSPMDALRYKDVLRRCSLIKDLEMLPFGDLTEIGERGVTLSGGQKQRVQLARALYQDADVYLLDDPFSAVDAHTATNLFNEYVMEGLSRKTVLLVTHQVDFLPAFDSVLFMTEGKILRASTYDQLLASSQEFQNLVNAHNDSVGSDRQAKYASSEKSKTSKSEIQRNYSEKQLISSSGDQLIQQEEREIGDTGFKPYIQYLNHNKGFLYFSLTMICHAIFIVGQIIQNYWLAAHIQDPHVTRVKLLAVFSIIGCILVLILLIRSFFLVLVGYGASNLIFSTLMTSLIRAPMSFYDSTPLGRILSRVSSDLSAVDLDVAFKLSTAVGSFMVAYSGYGILATLTWPALFVIVPMVYLTALLQRYYFASAKELMRTDGTTKSLIASHLAESIAGAMTIRAFGEEEQFFLKYLNLIDRNARPFFHCFSANAWLIQRLEILCAIVLSFSALAITLLGLGASASGFIGMALSYGLSLNVNVVYAVQTWCLVENLITSVERLEQYMHIPSEAAQVIEGHRPMQNWPIVGEVKICDLKVRYRPNAPLVLQGISCIFEGGQKIGIVGRTGSGKTTLISALFRLVEPTEGRIIIDDVDISSIGLHDLRSRLGIIPQDPTLFSGSVRYNLDPLSEHTDQEIWEVLEKCQLRETICEKEEGLNCLVMEDGSNWSLGQRQLFCLGRALLKRSQILVLDEATASIDNSTDSIIQNTLRTEFLTCTVITVAHRIPTVMDCSKVLAMSDGKIVEYDEPSKLMNNGASLFGQLVKEYWSRSSNATI, translated from the exons ATGGCAAACAGTTTCTGGAGAGTGTTCTGTGGGAATTCTGAGTGTTCAAGTGAAGTTGCGAAGAGATGCAACTATGGTTTTCTATTCATAATCGACCCAAATACATGCATCAACAGTTGTTTGGTCATGTCTTTTGATTTCCTGCTTCTGCTCATTCTCATATCTATCTTCATCTCAAGGAAAATTATAGCACACTCACAGTTTGATCACTTCCCTCCAGTTGTGATTTGCTCAGCCATTTTTAATGGTGGTCTTGCTTTGGCTTACTTGGGATCCGGGATTTGGATATGTTATGAGCAACAGAAGGCAAAGAGAACCATTTTACCATTGCATGGATGGCTAGTAATGCTATCCCAAGGGTTCACATGGTTGCTGCTGGATTTTACATTACTTATTGGCAATCTACACCTCCGACACATAACAACTGCGAAGCTTTGTTCAACTGTCATCTTCTTCTTTGCAGGTTTCCTCTGCTTTTCATCTATTTGGACCATTATTGTGAACAAAACATCATCTATTGAGATGGTACTGGAAATATTATCCTTTCCGGGAGCATTCCTGTTGCTCTTCTGTATTTTGCAGGCACAGACGTATGTGGAAACTGAAACAGACTTGAGTCAAGTGGCTTCATATGCACCTTTGCAAGGTGAAAAAGCCAATTATGCCACATGTGAAGAGTATTCTAATGAAAATGTCACACCTTTTGCCAAAGCTGGATTTCTTAGTACCATGTCATTTTGGTGGATGAATCCATTAATGAAGcaggggaagaagaaaattcttGAGGAAAATGTCATTCCACAGTTGCGGCAGGCAGACTGTGCACAAACATGCTACTTAATGTTTAAGGAGCAACTAaacaaacgaaaacaaaaaggaacatGTGAATCCCCTTCAATGTTGTCTGTACTTTTTTCCTGCCAGAAAAAAGAGATTATAATTTCTGGGTTATTTGCATTGATCAAGGTCCTCACAGTATCCTCTGGTCCAATGTTTCTTAAAGCATTCATTGAGGTTGCTGAAGGTGAAGAAGCTTTTAGATATGAGGGTTATGCACTTGCTGGAGGGCTCTTCCTGGCAAAGTGTTTGGAATCATTCTCCGAGAGACAATGGTTCTTTAGAACCAGATTGATTGGGCTGCAAGTAAGATCCTTCCTGTCTGCAGCTATTTATCAGAAACAACTAAGACTCTCAAATGCTGCTAAGGTGACTCATTCTCCTGGTATGATAATGAACTATGTCACTGTAGATGCCAATAGAATAGGGGAATTCCCATGTTGGTTTCATCAGATTTGGTCAACATGCCTTCAGCTGTGTCTTGCATTAGTGATTGTCTACCATTCTGTGGGGCTAGCAACTGTTGCAGCTTTACTTGCAATCATACTGACGGTGCTTGCAAGTTCTCCATTAGCCAAATTGCAGTATAAATATCAGACAAAGCTCATGGGATCACGAGATAAGAGGCTGAAGGCCATTGCAGAAGCTCTTGCAAATATGAAGGTCTTGAAGTTGTATGCTTGGGAGAAACATTTTGATAATGTCATACAAGTGTTAAGGAAAGAAGAATCCAAGTGGATACTATCAGTTTCATCACAAAAGGGGTTCCAGCTGATATTGTTTTGGTCGTCTACCATTTTAGTGTCGGCAGTCACCTTTTGGTCTTGCTACTTCCTTGGAATTCCACTCACTACTAGTAATGTATTCATGTTCCTAGGAAGTCTGCGTATTGTTCAGGAGCCTATTAGGATGATCCCCGATGTTGCTGGAATTTTCATTGAAGCAAATGTTTCGTTAGCTCGGATTGAAAAGTTTCTGATGGCGCCAGAGTTAGAGAACAGAAATACAAGTCCAGTGTGCAAAGGGAAGGAGCTTGATCAGTCCATATTTATCAGTGACACTGAAATATCGTGGGAGACTAATTCTTCAAATGGCACACTAAGAAACATAAATTTGGTGGTGAAACCAGGAGAAAAGGTAGCTATTTGTGGAGAGGTTGGATCAGGTAAATCAACCCTTTTAGCTGCAATTCTTGGAGAGGTGCCAAACGTCAAAGGCATA GTTAATGTTTATGGAAAGAAAGCATATGTTTCTCAGACATGTTGGATCCAGACAGGGTCTATACGAGAAAACATTCTATTTGGGTCTCCCATGGATGCGCTTAGATACAAAGATGTTCTTAGAAGATGTTCCCTAATAAAGGACCTCGAGATGCTTCCATTTGGAGATCTCACAGAAATAGGAGAAAGAGGTGTTACTCTGAGCGGTGGACAAAAGCAGCGGGTTCAACTTGCACGTGCACTCTATCAGGATGCAGATGTATATCTCTTGGATGATCCATTCAGTGCAGTTGATGCACATACAGCAACCAATCTATTTAAT GAATATGTCATGGAAGGTCTATCTAGGAAGACAGTCTTGTTGGTGACTCATCAAGTGGACTTCCTTCCTGCATTTGATTCTGTTTTG TTTATGACTGAAGGGAAAATCCTAAGGGCTTCTACATATGATCAGTTGCTGGCTTCCAGtcaagaatttcaaaatctTGTCAATGCACACAATGACAGTGTTGGTTCTGATAGACAAGCCAAATATGCTTCTTCTGAAAAATCTAAAACCTCGAAAAGTGAGATCCAGAGAAATTACAGTGAGAAGCAGTTAATATCATCTTCAGGAGATCAATTGATTCAGcaggaagaaagagaaataggaGACACTGGCTTCAAGCCTTACATACAATATCTGAACCATAACAAAGGCTTTTTATACTTCTCCTTGACAATGATATGTCATGCCATATTCATAGTTGGTCAAATTATACAAAACTACTGGTTGGCTGCTCACATCCAGGATCCTCATGTAACTAGAGTAAAACTGCTCGCAGTTTTCTCTATCATTGGGTGTATCCTAGTACTCATTTTGCTTATTAGATCCTTTTTCCTAGTTCTTGTAGGCTATGGTGCttcaaacttaattttttcCACACTTATGACCTCTCTTATCCGCGCGCCAATGTCCTTTTATGATTCAACGCCTCTGGGAAGAATTCTCAGCAGG gtttcaTCTGATTTGAGTGCTGTTGAccttgatgtggctttcaaattGAGTACTGCAGTTGGCTCATTTATGGTTGCATACTCTGGCTATGGAATATTAGCTACCTTAACCTGGCCAGCCTTGTTTGTCATCGTTCCCATGGTTTACCTGACTGCACTCTTGCAG AGATACTACTTTGCTTCTGCAAAAGAGTTAATGCGAACGGACGGCACAACCAAGTCTTTAATTGCAAGCCACCTTGCTGAATCCATCGCTGGAGCCATGACAATTAGAGCTTTTGGGGAGGAAGAGCAGTTCTTCTTAAAGTACTTGAACCTTATTGACAGAAACGCCAGACCATTCTTCCATTGTTTTTCAGCAAATGCCTGGTTGATCCAACGCCTGGAAATTCTATGTGCAATTGTTCTCTCATTCTCAGCACTTGCCATAACTTTGCTTGGGCTTGGAGCTTCTGCCTCTG GGTTTATTGGGATGGCACTTTCATATGGTCTTTCATTAAATGTAAATGTCGTTTATGCTGTTCAAACCTGGTGCTTGGTAGAAAATCTCATTACTTCTGTAGAAAGGCTTGAACAATACATGCATATTCCTAGTGAAGCTGCTCAAGTAATTGAAGGTCACCGGCCCATGCAGAATTGGCCTATTGTTGGTGAAGTGAAGATATGTGATTTAAAG GTAAGGTATCGGCCCAATGCTCCATTAGTTCTTCAGGGGATAAGTTGCATATTCGAAGGAGGGCAGAAAATTGGGATTGTTGGGCGGACTGGCAGTGGAAAAACAACTCTTATTAGTGCTTTGTTTCGTCTGGTGGAGCCAACAGAGGGAAGGATCATTATAGATGATGTTGACATTTCTTCAATTGGGCTTCATGATCTAAGATCACGTTTAGGAATCATACCACAAGATCCAACACTCTTCAGTGGGTCTGTCAGATACAATCTAGACCCCTTGTCAGAGCATACTGATCAAGAGATATGGGAG GTTCTAGAAAAATGTCAGCTTCGAGAGACAATCTGTGAAAAAGAGGAAGGCTTGAATTGCTTAG TAATGGAAGATGGATCAAACTGGAGCTTGGGGCAGAgacaattgttttgtttgggGCGTGCATTGCTCAAGAGAAGCCAGATTCTAGTGCTTGATGAGGCCACTGCCTCCATTGATAATTCAACAGACTCCATCATCCAGAATACTTTGCGGACAGAATTCTTAACCTGCACAGTCATAACTGTTGCCCACCGGATTCCAACTGTCATGGACTGTTCTAAGGTTCTTGCTATGAGTGATG GAAAAATAGTGGAGTATGATGAGCCATCAAAGCTGATGAACAATGGTGCCTCGCTCTTTGGGCAGCTTGTCAAGGAGTACTGGTCTCGTTCTTCAAATGCCACCATTTGA
- the LOC132175034 gene encoding ABC transporter C family member 10-like, which produces MANCFWRVFCWNSKHVETETDFSQDDSYAPLQGEEANTRSEDYSKENVTPFAKAGFLSTMSFWWMTRLMKQGKEKILEENEIPQLRQADCAQTCYLMFKEQLTKRKQKGTYESPSMFSVIFSCQKREIIISGLFALIKVLTVSIGPLFLKAFIEVAEGEEAFSYEGYALAGGLFLAKCLESFCERQWFFRTRLIGMQVRSFLSAAIYQKQLRLSNAAKATHSPGEITNYVTVDAYKIGEFPCWFHQIWSTSLQICLALVIVYYGVGLATVAAIIVIILTVLATTPLAKLQYKYQTKLMLSQDKRLKAIAEALANMKVLKLYAWEKHFDNVIRVLRKEESKWILSVLTQKGYYLILFWSSPILVSAVTFWSCYFLGIPLSTSNVFMFLASLRIVQEPIRMIPDVAGVFIEANVSLARIEKFLKAPELENRNTNQMCQGKELEQSIFISATEISWETNSVNATLRNINLEVKPGEKVAICGEVGSGKSTLLAAILGEVPNIKGIVNVYGKKAYVSQTSWIQTGSIQENILFGSPMEALRYQEVLRKCSLVKDLEMLPFGDLTEIGERGVTLSGGQKQRVQLARALYQDADVYLLDDPFSAVDAHTSTNLFNEYVMEGLSRKTVLLVTHQVDFLPAFDSVLFMTEGKILRASTYDQLLASSQEFQNLVNAHNDSVGSDTQAKYASSGKSQTSKSEIQRNFSEKQIIPSLGDQLIQQEEREIGDTGFKPYIQYLNHNKGFLYFVLAIICHIIFIVGQIIQNYWLAAYIQDSHVTTVKLIAVFSIIGCILVIFLFIRSFYIVLVGYGASQIMFSTLMTSLIRAPMSFYDSTPLGRILSRVSSDLSAVDLEVAFKLSTALGSYMIAFSGYGILAILSWPVLFIIIPMVYLTILLQRYYFASAKELMRTDGTTKSLIASHLAESIAGAMTIRAFGEEEQFFLKYLNLIDRNARPYFYCFSANEWLIQRLEILCAIVLSSSALAMTLLDSGASASGFIGMALSYGLSLNVNVVYAVQTWCLLENLFTSVERLEQYMHIPSEAAQVIEGHRPMQNWPLVGEVKICDLKVRYRANAPLVLQGISCIFEGGQKIGIVGRTGSGKTTLISALFRLVEPTEGRIIIDDVDISSIGLHDLRSRLGIIPQDPTLFSGSVRYNLDPLSEHTDQEIWEVLEKCQLRETICEKEEGLNCLVMEDGSNWSLGQRQLFCLGRALLKRSQILVLDEATASIDNSTDSIIQNTLRTEFSTCTVITVAHRIPTVMDSSKVLAMSDGTIVEYDEPSKLMNNDASLFGQLVKEYWSRSSNTTI; this is translated from the exons ATGGCAAACTGTTTCTGGAGAGTGTTCTGCTGGAATTCTAAGCATGTGGAAACTGAAACAGACTTCAGTCAAGATGATTCCTATGCACCTTTGCAAGGGGAAGAAGCCAATACCAGAAGTGAAGATTATTCTAAGGAAAATGTAACACCTTTTGCCAAAGCTGGATTTCTTAGTACTATGTCATTTTGGTGGATGACTAGATTAATGAAGCAGGGTAAGGAGAAAATTCTTGAGGAAAATGAAATTCCTCAGTTACGGCAGGCAGACTGTGCACAAACATGCTACTTAATGTTTAAGGAGCAActaaccaaaagaaaacaaaaaggaacatATGAATCCCCTTCAATGTTCTCAGTAATTTTTTCCTGCCAGAAAAGAGAGATTATAATTTCTGGGTTGTTTGCATTGATCAAGGTCCTTACAGTATCCATTGGTCCATTGTTTCTTAAAGCATTCATTGAGGTTGCTGAAGGTGAAGAAGCTTTTAGCTATGAGGGTTATGCACTTGCTGGAGGGCTCTTCCTGGCAAAGTGTTTGGAATCATTCTGCGAGAGGCAATGGTTCTTTAGAACCAGATTGATTGGGATGCAAGTAAGATCCTTCCTGTCTGCAGCTATTTATCAGAAACAACTAAGACTCTCAAATGCTGCTAAGGCGACTCATTCTCCTGGTGAGATAACGAACTATGTCACTGTAGATGCCTATAAAATAGGGGAATTCCCATGTTGGTTTCATCAGATTTGGTCAACAAGCCTTCAGATATGTCTTGCATTAGTGATTGTCTACTATGGTGTGGGGCTAGCAACTGTTGCAGCTATAATTGTAATCATACTGACGGTGCTTGCAACAACTCCATTAGCCAAATTGCAGTATAAATATCAGACAAAGCTCATGCTATCACAGGATAAGAGGCTGAAGGCCATTGCAGAAGCTCTTGCAAATATGAAGGTCTTGAAGCTGTATGCTTGGGAGAAACATTTTGATAATGTCATACGGGTGTTAAGGAAAGAAGAATCCAAGTGGATACTATCAGTTTTAACACAAAAGGGGTACTATCTGATATTGTTTTGGTCGTCTCCTATTTTAGTATCTGCTGTCACCTTTTGGTCTTGCTACTTCCTTGGAATTCCACTCTCTACTAGTAATGTATTCATGTTCCTAGCAAGTCTGCGCATTGTTCAGGAGCCTATTAGGATGATCCCTGATGTTGCTGGAGTTTTCATTGAAGCAAATGTTTCCTTAGCTCGGATTGAAAAGTTTCTAAAGGCGCCAGAGTTAGAGAACAGAAATACAAACCAAATGTGCCAGGGGAAGGAGCTTGAGCAGTCCATATTTATTAGTGCCACTGAAATATCGTGGGAGACTAATTCTGTAAATGCCACACTAAGAAACATAAACTTGGAGGTGAAACCAGGAGAAAAGGTAGCTATTTGTGGAGAGGTCGGGTCAGGTAAATCAACCCTCTTAGCTGCAATTCTTGGAGAGGTGCCAAACATCAAAGGCATA GTTAATGTTTATGGAAAGAAAGCATATGTTTCTCAGACATCCTGGATCCAAACAGGGTCTATACAAGAAAACATTCTATTTGGGTCTCCCATGGAAGCACTTAGATACCAAGAAGTTCTTAGAAAATGTTCCCTAGTAAAGGACCTCGAGATGCTTCCATTTGGAGATCTTACAGAAATAGGAGAAAGAGGTGTTACACTGAGCGGTGGACAAAAGCAACGGGTCCAACTTGCACGTGCACTCTATCAGGATGCAGATGTATATCTCTTGGACGATCCATTCAGTGCTGTTGATGCACATACATCAACCAATCTATttaat GAATATGTCATGGAAGGTCTATCTAGGAAGACAGTCTTGCTGGTGACTCACCAAGTGGACTTCCTTCCTGCATTTGATTCTGTTTTG TTTATGACTGAAGGGAAAATCCTAAGAGCTTCTACATATGATCAGTTGCTGGCTTCTAGTCAAGAATTCCAAAATCTTGTCAATGCACACAATGACAGTGTTGGTTCTGATACACAAGCCAAGTATGCTTCTTCAGGAAAATCTCAAACCTCCAAAAGTGAGATCCAGAGAAATTTCAGTGAGAAGCAGATAATACCATCTTTAGGAGATCAGTTGATTcaacaagaagaaagagaaataggaGACACTGGTTTCAAGCCTTACATACAATATCTGAACCATAACAAAGGCTTTTTATACTTCGTCCTGGCAATTATATGCCATATCATATTCATAGTTGGTCAAATTATACAAAACTACTGGTTGGCTGCTTACATCCAGGATTCTCATGTAACTACAGTAAAACTGATCGCAGTTTTCTCGATCATTGGGTGTATCCTAGtaatctttttgtttattaGATCCTTTTACATAGTTCTTGTAGGTTATGGTGCTTCACAGATTATGTTTTCAACACTTATGACATCTCTTATCCGTGCGCCAATGTCCTTTTATGATTCGACGCCTCTGGGAAGAATTCTTAGCCGG GTATCATCTGATTTGAGTGCCGTTGACCTTGAGGTGGCTTTCAAATTGAGTACTGCCCTTGGGTCATATATGATTGCATTCTCTGGCTATGGAATATTAGCTATCCTATCCTGGCCAGTCTTGTTTATCATCATTCCCATGGTTTACCTGACTATACTCTTGCAG AGATACTACTTTGCTTCTGCAAAAGAGTTGATGCGAACAGATGGCACAACCAAGTCTTTAATTGCAAGCCACCTTGCTGAATCCATCGCTGGAGCCATGACAATTAGAGCTTTTGGGGAGGAAGAGCAGTTCTTCTTAAAGTACTTGAACCTTATTGACAGAAACGCCAGACCATACTTCTATTGTTTTTCAGCAAATGAGTGGTTGATCCAACGCCTGGAAATTCTATGTGCAATTGTTCTCTCATCTTCGGCACTTGCCATGACTTTGCTTGATTCTGGAGCTTCTGCCTCTG GGTTTATTGGGATGGCACTTTCATATGGTCTTTCATTAAATGTAAATGTCGTTTATGCTGTCCAAACCTGGTGCTTGCTAGAAAATCTCTTTACTTCTGTAGAAAGGCTCGAACAATACATGCATATTCCTAGTGAAGCTGCACAAGTAATTGAAGGTCACCGGCCCATGCAGAATTGGCCTCTTGTTGGTGAAGTAAAGATATGTGATTTAAAG GTAAGGTATCGGGCCAATGCTCCATTAGTTCTTCAGGGGATAAGTTGCATATTCGAAGGAGGGCAGAAAATTGGGATTGTTGGGCGGACTGGCAGTGGAAAAACAACTCTTATTAGTGCTTTGTTTCGTCTGGTGGAGCCAACAGAGGGAAGGATCATTATAGATGATGTTGACATTTCTTCAATTGGGCTTCATGATCTAAGATCACGTTTAGGAATCATACCACAAGATCCAACACTATTTAGTGGGTCTGTCAGATACAATCTAGACCCTTTGTCAGAGCATACTGATCAAGAGATATGGGAG GTTCTAGAAAAATGTCAGCTTCGAGAGACAATCTGCGAAAAAGAGGAGGGCTTGAATTGCTTAG TAATGGAAGATGGATCAAACTGGAGCTTGGGGCAGAgacaattgttttgtttgggGCGTGCATTGCTGAAGAGAAGCCAGATTCTAGTGCTTGATGAGGCCACTGCATCCATTGATAATTCCACAGACTCCATCATCCAGAATACTTTGCGAACAGAATTCTCAACCTGCACTGTCATAACTGTTGCCCATCGGATTCCAACTGTCATGGACTCCTCTAAGGTTCTTGCTATGAGTGATG GAACAATAGTAGAGTATGATGAGCCATCAAAGCTGATGAATAATGATGCATCGCTATTTGGGCAGCTTGTCAAGGAATACTGGTCTCGTTCTTCAAATACCACCATTTGA